A genomic region of Manihot esculenta cultivar AM560-2 chromosome 15, M.esculenta_v8, whole genome shotgun sequence contains the following coding sequences:
- the LOC122721921 gene encoding glycine-rich cell wall structural protein, with product MVRATGRLAFLSLLCLHAFILSVLARDVATVTKDDDEKFLGTGKGGGFGGGGGFGGGAGGGGGFGGGGGFGGGAGGGGGFGGGAGGGGGFGGGGGHGGGVGGGAGGGAGGGIGGGIGKGGGLGGGGGKGGGIGGGIGKGGGLGGGIGKGGGLGGGIGKGGGLGGGHGGGIGKGGGGGIGGGIGKGGGLGGGIGKGGGGGLGGGIGKGGGLGGGHGGGIGKGGGGGLGGGIGKGGGLGGGHGGGIGKGGAGGIGGGIGKGGGLGGGIGKGGGLGGGIGKGGGVGGGAGGGFGKGGGVGGGFGKGGGIGGGGGFGKGGGVGGGFGKGGGIGGGGGFGKGGGVGGGFGGGAGGGFGGGGGGFGGGGGGGIGHH from the coding sequence atggtacGTGCTACGGGGAGACTTGCTTTTTTATCTTTGCTTTGCCTTCACGCTTTTATACTTTCCGTGCTTGCTAGAGATGTGGCCACTGTAACCAAGGATGATGATGAGAAGTTTTTAGGCACTGGAAAAGGTGGTGGCTTTGGCGGCGGCGGTGGTTTTGGAGGAGGTGCAGGTGGAGGCGGTGGCTTTGGAGGTGGCGGTGGTTTTGGAGGAGGtgcaggtggtggtggtggcttCGGTGGCGgagctggtggaggaggtggcttcggtggTGGTGGAGGGCATGGAGGTGGAGTAGGTGGAGGTGCTGGCGGTGGTGCAGGTGGAGGCATTGGAGGTGGCATAGGAAAGGGCGGAGGcttaggtggtggaggtggaaaGGGTGGTGGCATTGGAGGTGGGATAGGAAAGGGGGGTGGTTTAGGCGGTGGCATTGGAAAGGGAGGTGGATTAGGTGGTGGGATAGGGAAGGGTGGTGGATTAGGTGGAGGCCATGGTGGGGGAATAGGAAAGGGTGGAGGGGGAGGCATTGGTGGTGGAATAGGTAAGGGTGGTGGTTTAGGTGGTGGGATAGGAAAAGGTGGAGGGGGAGGCCTTGGTGGTGGAATAGGCAAGGGTGGTGGATTGGGTGGCGGCCATGGTGGGGGGATAGGAAAGGGTGGAGGGGGAGGCCTTGGTGGTGGAATAGGCAAGGGTGGTGGATTGGGTGGGGGCCATGGTGGTGGGATAGGAAAGGGTGGAGCCGGAGGCATTGGTGGTGGAATTGGAAAAGGTGGAGGACTAGGTGGTGGAATTGGTAAGGGTGGGGGTCTTGGGGGAGGAATTGGCAAAGGTGGTGGAGTTGGTGGGGGAGCAGGGGGAGGATTTGGCAAAGGTGGTGGTGTTGGAGGAGGTTTTGGAAAAGGTGGAGGCATTGGTGGCGGTGGTGGCTTTGGTAAAGGAGGAGGAGTTGGAGGAGGTTTTGGAAAAGGCGGAGGCATTGGTGGAGGTGGTGGCTTTGGTAAAGGAGGAGGCGTAGGAGGTGGGTTTGGTGGAGGAGCAGGAGGTGGa